One Fusarium poae strain DAOMC 252244 chromosome 4, whole genome shotgun sequence DNA window includes the following coding sequences:
- a CDS encoding hypothetical protein (SECRETED:SignalP(1-22)), producing the protein MARNQSLFSFLLLTFLSSVVSAQDNSTNPGDVNPVPPVGEIKTEDPISSPLTEGCPRPCSEAGGDPVNWTQLHSLEELAGCDLPMLFAFNVENDYSDSATLYTCVTSTSTNTRRELGSRVEARAATTSVSLASNCGAEKATVKTSSAFGRSGALRSGNDVASAAGLLADYLDNGADCGTTIIFAKSGSSIAGLYVGAEVQKGSASSTLRQSQSRLQQGVQSFQVCDTSDKTAQTLGFFAANAVTDLESVQAAAKTWSNGKCISIAGATKSSINLGILTTNIVKARSVELQSRFAGVDNLLAPRADCRAIQVASGDSCASLAKKCKVSTANFNKYNNKKNFCSTLAPKQWVCCSAGTLPDKTPQPTKDGTCFIYKIKSGDGCYSLGQNFGITQKFIEDVNKNTWGFNGCNRLQLGQPICLSKGKNPMPMAIAGAVCGPQKPGSKKPSSAKTGWDLAGMNPCPLNACCSGYGFCGVTSDFCTNTTAKGAAPGTSQVNTPGCIGNCGTNIVGNTKKPAKFLNVGYFQGYNLGRPCLNMDVTKLPEIKTDYTHIHFAFAGLTSDFSVLIEPATREQFIKFKEVKGSWKKIISFGGWAGSTDASSFQLYRDAIKPANRNKFAYNIMTVLNNHKLDGVDFDWEYPGSASSAGSTTDTTNYVEFLKIMRSKIGKSGKTMSVALPAAYWYLKPFPVTQIAPLVDYLVYMTYDLHGQWDYGNPTINSGCPNGNCLRSHVNKTETLDSLAMITKAGVDPAKVVVGISSYGRSFRMKDPKCTGVTCQFTGSFSVSEAEPGVCTGEPGYLSDAEIRLIAYDAKQGKAGVTAKTWYDKDSDSDIMTYGTQGKGMTDWVAYMGPTTKQKRTQWAQGLNFGGVVDWAVDLETWFSEKP; encoded by the exons ATGGCTCGAAACCAGTcactcttttcttttctccttcttaCATTCCTTTCTTCTGTCGTCTCTGCTCAGGATAACTCCACTAACCCCGGAGATGTAAACCCCGTTCCTCCCGTCGGCGAAATCAAGACCGAAGATCCCATCTCTAGTCCCCTCACCGAAGGATGTCCTCGACCATGCAGCGAAGCTGGTGGTGATCCCGTCAACTGGACACAGCTTCACAGCTTGGAAGAGCTTGCTGGCTGTGACCTCCCCATGCTCTTTGCTTTCAACGTTGAGAACGACTACAGCGACTCTGCTACTCTTTACACATGTGTTACCTCTACCTCTACAAACACCCGTCGCGAATTGGGAAGCCGTGTGGAGGCGCGTGCTGCCACAACCTCTGTTTCTCTGGCTAGCAACTGTGGCGCTGAGAAGGCTACTGTCAAAACCTCTTCGGCCTTTGGTCGAAGTGGCGCTCTTCGATCTGGAAATGATGTCGCTTCTGCTGCTGGTCTTCTCGCTGATTATCTTGACAACGGTGCTGACTGTGGAACGACCATTATCTTCGCCAAGTCTGGTTCTTCTATCGCTGGTCTCTATGTCGGTGCCGAGGTTCAAAAGGGTAGCGCTTCAAGCACCCTTCGTCAGTCCCAGTCCCGTCTGCAGCAGGGTGTCCAGTCATTCCAGGTCTGCGATACCAGTGACAAAACTGCCCAGACTCTAGGTTTCTTCGCTGCCAACGCTGTCACCGATCTTGAGTCTGTCCAGGCCGCTGCCAAGACCTGGTCTAATGGCAAGTGTATCAGTATCGCCGGAGCTACCAAGTCATCCATCAACCTCGGCATTCTCACCACCAACATTGTCAAGGCCCGAAGCGTCGAACTCCAATCTCGTTTCGCCGGTGTTGACAACCTCCTTGCTCCTCGTGCTGACTGCCGAGCCATCCAAGTTGCTTCCGGCGACAGCTGTGCTTCTCTAGCCAAGAAGTGCAAGGTCTCTACCGCCAACTTCAACAAAtacaacaacaagaagaactTCTGCTCTACCCTCGCTCCCAAGCAGTGGGTTTGCTGTAGTGCTGGTACCCTTCCCGACAAGACCCCCCAGCCTACCAAGGACGGAACATGCTTCATCTACAAGATCAAGTCTGGTGATGGCTGCTACTCTCTGGGTCAGAACTTTGGCATCACACAAAAGTTTATCGAGGATGTCAACAAGAACACTTGGGGCTTCAATGGTTGCAACCGTCTTCAGCTGGGTCAACCTATCTGTCTCAGCAAGGGAAAGAACCCTATGCCTATGGCTATCGCTGGTGCCGTCTGTGGTCCTCAAAAGCCTGGTTCCAAGAAGCCTTCCAGTGCCAAGACTGGTTGGGACCTTGCTGGAATGAACCCTTGCCCCCTCAACGCCTGCTGCTCTGGCTATGGATTCTGCGGTGTCACCTCTGACTTCTGTACTAACACTACAGCCAAGGGTGCTGCGCCTGGTACTAGCCAAGTCAACACCCCCGGCTGCATTGGTAACTGTGGAACTAACATCGTTGGTAATACCAAGAAGCCTGCCAAGTTCCTCAACGTCGGCTACTTCCAGGGTTACAACCTCGGACGACCTTGCTTGAACATGGACGTCACCAAGCTTCCCGAGATCAAGACTGATTACACGCACATTCACTTTGCCTTTGCCGGTTTGACCTCCGACTTTTCCGTCCTTATCGAACCCGCCACCCGTGAGCAGTTCATCAAGTTCAAGGAGGTCAAGGGAAGCTGGAAGAAGATCATCTCCTTCGGAGGCTGGGCTGGCTCTACCGATGCCTCTTCCTTCCAACTCTACCGCGACGCCATCAAGCCTGCCAACCGTAACAAGTTCGCATACAACATCATGACTGTTCTAAACAACCACAAGCTCGATGGTGTTGACTTTGACTGGGAGTACCCCGGTTCTGCTAGCTCCGCAGGATCTACTACTGATACCACCAACTATGTTGAGTTCCTCAAGATTATGAGATCCAAGATTGGCAAGAGTGGAAAGACCATGTCCGTTGCTCTTCCTGCTGCGTACTGGTATCTGAAGCCTTTCCCTGTGACTCAAATCGCACCTCTTGTTGATTACCTGGTCTACATGACATATGATCTTCACGGTCAATGGG ACTATGGTAACCCTACTATCAACTCTGGCTGCCCCAACGGCAACTGTCTCCGCTCTCACGTCAACAAGACCGAGACTCTCGACTCCCTCGCCATGATCACAAAGGCCGGAGTTGACCCCGCCAAGGTAGTCGTCGGAATCTCCAGCTACGGCCGCAGCTTCCGAATGAAGGACCCCAAATGTACTGGCGTAACATGTCAGTTCACAGGTAGCTTCAGCGTCTCTGAAGCAGAGCCCGGTGTCTGCACTGGAGAACCCGGATACCTCTCTGACGCTGAAATCCGCCTCATCGCGTACGACGCCAAGCAGGGCAAGGCTGGTGTCACTGCAAAGACCTGGTATGATAAGGACTCTGACTCTGATATCATGACGTACGGAACACAGGGCAAGGGTATGACTGATTGGGTTGCGTACATGGGTCCCACGACCAAGCAGAAGCGTACCCAATGGGCTCAAGGACTCAACTTTGGTGGCGTTGTTGACTGGGCTGTAGACCTTGAGACTTGGTTCTCCGAGAAGCCTTGA
- a CDS encoding hypothetical protein (TransMembrane:3 (o50-69i76-99o105-124i)) — MSLPIILKGISAVFLYQGGDHAAQGVKKYLSPNERAKLPPDVVTLMDSQYRFLGAMYAGFGVVVGWASYEISERHVPLAVIMGTLVVAGIARAVSGAVFGWAVPWLRRATITEIVVPPLIYWFGIRKYV; from the coding sequence ATGTCTTTACCAATCATTCTTAAAGGCATATCAGCCGTTTTCCTTTACCAGGGTGGTGACCATGCCGCCCAAGGTGTCAAGAAATACCTGTCACCAAACGAACGAGCCAAACTTCCACCAGACGTCGTCACTCTTATGGATTCACAATACCGCTTCTTGGGAGCTATGTACGCGGGCTTTGGTGTTGTAGTTGGTTGGGCATCCTATGAAATTTCCGAAAGACATGTCCCGTTGGCTGTCATTATGGGAACACTAGTGGTGGCTGGTATTGCAAGGGCTGTATCAGGTGCGGTATTTGGCTGGGCTGTTCCATGGCTTCGACGAGCTACTATCACTGAGATTGTTGTGCCACCTTTGATCTATTGGTTTGGAATTCGAAAGTATGTTTGA